The segment CGTGGTTTCGGGTTCGCTCGACGACGTGTACGATCGCTGGTTCGAGCTGGCCGGCATCTCGGCGCGCACTGATCGGCCCCTGGTAGGCAGCGCCGGTCCTCATCGCCGTTTCGACACGGTGGACGAGCGCGCGGTTTCGGCGGATCTCGATAGAGCGGCGGCCCTTGCCGAGGGCGGGACGGCTCCCGACGCTCTGCACGCGTTCCAGGTCGGCGGCGGGTACTGCTGCGTGGGAGACTGGCTCGAGGTCGATCGGCGGCGCTTTCCCTCGGGGTTGGGCGAACTGGCGCGGCGCATCCGCCGGGCGGGCTTCGAGCCGGGGCTGTGGGCCGCACCGTTCGCATGCTCGCGAACATCGCGGCTGGCGGCGCAGCACCCCGATTGGCTGCTGCGCGACGACGAGGGCCGCGAGGTGTCGGCGGGCCCGTTCTGGGGCGGCGCGTTGGCGCTGAACAGCCGCCATCCCGAGGTGCGCGATTACGTGCGCCTTTACGTCTCCACCATGACGGGCGACTGGGGTTTCTCCCTCCTGAGGGCCGACTTCCTCTATGCCGCCTGCATGTTTCCCCACGACGGGATGAACCGCGGGCAGCTGATGGCCGACGCGCTGGGCCTGCTGCGCGAAGCCGCCGGCGAGACATGCGTTCTCGTGGGCGACGGGGTGCCGCTGGGCCCGGCGTTCGGGATGCTCGACTACGCGCGCGTCGGATGCGACGGAGATCCGGGACGGGGCGCAACCGCCTTCGCGCGGATACCCCACCGCGAGCGGGCCGGTGCGGAAAGCAGCAGGGCAAGCGCGCGCGGCCGCGCCCCGCTCGACGGTCGGGCGTTCGGCAACGATTCCGGCTCGTTGCCGCCGATTTCCCCCGCGTGCCCGGACGCGGGGGCCTAGCGCGTCGCCGGTTCGGCCACAGGCTGTGCAGCCGGCGTGAAACGGCTGATCAGCGGGACGATTATGAGCGACAGCACCATGGCCGCCGCCCCGCAGTTGATGGCCGAGGCGAAGATCGGCATCCCGAAGGATCCCAGCACCATGTTCCCGACGGTCAGGCCCACGCCGACGGCGAAGCTGGCCCATACCGCCGCGCGCGATACGCGCTTGGAGTAGAGCCCCCAGAAAAACGGACCGAGGAACGACCCGGCCAGCGCTCCCCAGGATATGGACATGAGCTGGGCGATGAACGTGACCGAAGACGTGTACTGGACAAGCGCGATAGCAGCGGACACGG is part of the Berryella intestinalis genome and harbors:
- a CDS encoding glycoside hydrolase family 36 protein, producing MELVPAFCWMRYRLATGEGYDVRQVPFESFDAGEAEVEASFDGEVLELAVTPRAELTLAACSVGFRHDYAADERVLLNGYQSWTNTAERSVWGRLHGMNRIPGFVKKRCGIDGVGDYRFVEYTGRAGEMHAFTYAVFRRGDRHLLLASLDERQGLTLIRTDAAGGVVTADTEVPERAIAAGTRTVLARYCVVSGSLDDVYDRWFELAGISARTDRPLVGSAGPHRRFDTVDERAVSADLDRAAALAEGGTAPDALHAFQVGGGYCCVGDWLEVDRRRFPSGLGELARRIRRAGFEPGLWAAPFACSRTSRLAAQHPDWLLRDDEGREVSAGPFWGGALALNSRHPEVRDYVRLYVSTMTGDWGFSLLRADFLYAACMFPHDGMNRGQLMADALGLLREAAGETCVLVGDGVPLGPAFGMLDYARVGCDGDPGRGATAFARIPHRERAGAESSRASARGRAPLDGRAFGNDSGSLPPISPACPDAGA